The proteins below come from a single Corylus avellana chromosome ca3, CavTom2PMs-1.0 genomic window:
- the LOC132175365 gene encoding probable long-chain-alcohol O-fatty-acyltransferase 5, with protein sequence MGGEIEKCIKVWIIVITSLCYCYYVVARIRKGMMRLLSLLPIFYLFITLPFNLNSVHIGGLTIFFLVWLGNFKLILFAFDQGPLTPLPPKLFHFISVACLPIKIKQHPSPQNAKPAPKVTPRSILSVIKPLFLALIIRSYEFRPIMHPYLVFALYCFHVYLGVEIGLALAAAPARACGFELEPQFNEPYLATSLQDFWGRRWNLMVTSILRPTVYNPIRRISTDIVGPRLAPLPAVIASFLVSGLLHEVIFYYLTRAYPTWEVTWFFILQGVCVVIEIMVKKAVADRWQLHRAVSAPLTAGFVAVTGGWLFFPQIFRNGLHEKTIQEYPIMIDFVKANLLFYKL encoded by the coding sequence ATGGGTGGTGAAATCGAGAAGTGCATCAAGGTATGGATCATAGTCATTACATCTCTGTGTTATTGTTACTACGTAGTTGCTCGAATCCGGAAGGGCATGATGCggcttctctctcttcttcccaTCTTTTACCTCTTCATAACCCTACCCTTCAACCTCAACTCCGTCCATATCGGCGGTCTTACAATCTTCTTCCTTGTTTGGCTCGGCAACTTCAAGCTCATCCTCTTCGCCTTCGATCAAGGCCCATTAACACCACTCCCACCCAAACTCTTTCACTTCATCTCCGTAGCTTGCCTTCCCATCAAAATCAAGCAACACCCATCTCCCCAAAATGCTAAACCAGCACCAAAAGTGACCCCCAGATCTATTTTGTCGGTTATAAAACCCTTGTTTCTTGCTCTCATAATCCGATCATATGAATTCAGACCAATTATGCACCCATACCTTGTGTTTGCTCTCTACTGTTTCCATGTCTACCTTGGTGTGGAAATCGGGCTAGCCCTGGCTGCCGCTCCGGCTCGAGCCTGTGGGTTTGAGCTCGAGCCACAATTTAACGAGCCCTACCTGGCTACCTCGTTACAAGACTTTTGGGGCCGGAGGTGGAACCTCATGGTCACCAGTATTCTACGCCCTACCGTATACAACCCCATACGCCGTATCTCCACGGACATAGTTGGGCCCCGCTTGGCCCCTTTGCCGGCGGTGATCGCGTCCTTTTTGGTCTCCGGCCTACTGCACGAAGTGATCTTTTATTACTTAACTCGTGCTTATCCCACGTGGGAGGTCACGTGGTTCTTTATCCTACAAGGCGTGTGCGTGGTCATTGAGATCATGGTGAAGAAGGCCGTGGCTGACAGGTGGCAGTTGCATCGGGCGGTTTCGGCACCATTGACGGCAGGGTTCGTGGCGGTGACCGGCGGTTGGCTGTTCTTCCCACAAATATTTAGGAATGGTTTGCATGAGAAGACCATACAAGAGTATCCAATTATGATTGATTTTGTCAAAGCCAACTTACTCTTTTATAAGTTGTAA